From the Flavimarina sp. Hel_I_48 genome, one window contains:
- a CDS encoding peptidylprolyl isomerase, protein MKYFFIVSVLFLAMPISAQTQENEVLMTVDGAPVYASEFKRVYGKNLDLVVESGQEDIDSYLQLFKNYKLKLAAAEELGLLEREDLKKELEGYKNQLAENLMMDSPVTESLVEEAYDHMLHEVQASHIMVAVSPSSKPKDTLIAYNKIREIRQKLVNGAAFETVAREKSEDPSVVNNGGDLGWFSAFKMVYPFEKAAYETPVVELSPIVRSSFGYHILKTTDKRESRGEVEVAHIMLALNRKEGGNDQERRIWEIYKKLQNGESFDLLARKYSEDTKTARQGGNLARFAAGELNSTVFEDKAFALENTGDFSEPFKTKMGWHIVKLNEKFPIEPLADLRPLIESKIKSDSRSQLLESALIEKLEKELNLWENDEVLAQLGESFSATENQKDTTVLLAVKEDSVSVSEFADFIAGERRFAPVQKTDTLELKSAYRRFKSKKLREFYKEHLAETNAEFAQITKEYREGILLFALMEEKIWNPAKEDSVGLAAYFEKHHEEYMNPPAYDVLVVNGTELSSVKKARKLLKKGKEYQVVQDSLNKNEEVHIFLTQATASAGNALFPEDYTFKSGVSRIYKGDTDFTVVDLKKTIPAEQKSLDDVRGEVIGDYQQYLEEEWIKTLSEEHEVEMNTAVFESVKKELSR, encoded by the coding sequence ATGAAATATTTTTTTATTGTTTCGGTTCTTTTTTTGGCGATGCCCATCAGCGCGCAGACCCAGGAAAATGAGGTGCTCATGACTGTTGACGGTGCTCCGGTTTATGCGTCTGAATTTAAACGTGTGTACGGTAAAAATCTTGACCTTGTTGTTGAAAGCGGGCAGGAAGATATAGATTCTTATTTGCAGCTGTTCAAAAACTATAAACTGAAACTCGCCGCGGCAGAAGAACTGGGCCTATTAGAACGCGAAGATCTTAAAAAAGAGCTGGAAGGTTATAAAAACCAACTTGCGGAAAACCTAATGATGGATTCCCCCGTGACCGAATCGCTTGTGGAGGAAGCCTACGATCATATGCTCCATGAGGTGCAGGCCAGTCATATTATGGTCGCGGTAAGCCCATCCAGTAAGCCTAAAGATACCCTTATAGCCTACAATAAAATACGGGAAATACGTCAGAAATTGGTTAATGGTGCAGCCTTTGAAACGGTTGCGCGCGAAAAAAGCGAAGATCCTTCCGTGGTAAATAATGGAGGGGACCTGGGTTGGTTTAGTGCTTTTAAGATGGTTTATCCTTTTGAAAAAGCAGCTTATGAAACGCCCGTAGTGGAACTGTCCCCCATTGTGCGTTCCAGTTTTGGCTATCATATTTTAAAAACCACAGATAAGCGCGAATCCCGCGGCGAAGTTGAAGTTGCGCACATCATGCTTGCGCTCAATAGAAAAGAAGGGGGCAACGATCAGGAGCGTCGCATTTGGGAAATTTATAAAAAACTTCAAAATGGGGAGTCTTTTGATCTCCTTGCCAGAAAATATAGCGAGGATACTAAAACCGCGCGGCAGGGGGGTAACTTGGCACGTTTCGCGGCAGGTGAACTTAATAGTACTGTATTTGAAGATAAAGCGTTTGCTCTTGAAAATACAGGCGATTTCAGTGAACCCTTTAAAACTAAAATGGGCTGGCACATTGTTAAGCTCAATGAAAAGTTTCCCATAGAACCCCTTGCGGACTTAAGACCGCTTATAGAAAGTAAAATAAAAAGCGACAGCCGGTCGCAACTATTGGAGAGTGCACTTATTGAAAAATTGGAGAAGGAGCTAAATCTATGGGAGAATGACGAAGTTTTAGCACAGTTGGGAGAATCTTTTTCTGCTACCGAAAATCAAAAGGATACCACGGTATTGCTGGCGGTTAAAGAAGACAGCGTATCTGTAAGCGAATTTGCAGATTTTATTGCTGGCGAACGTAGGTTTGCACCTGTACAAAAAACCGATACTTTAGAGCTAAAATCGGCTTACAGACGCTTTAAATCGAAGAAATTACGGGAATTTTATAAAGAACATTTAGCTGAAACCAATGCGGAATTTGCCCAAATCACCAAAGAATACAGGGAGGGAATCCTTCTATTTGCCCTGATGGAAGAAAAAATCTGGAACCCTGCTAAAGAAGATTCCGTGGGGCTTGCCGCTTATTTTGAAAAGCACCATGAGGAGTACATGAACCCGCCTGCTTACGATGTTCTGGTTGTTAACGGTACGGAGCTCAGTTCGGTAAAAAAAGCAAGAAAACTGCTAAAAAAAGGAAAGGAATATCAGGTGGTACAAGACAGCCTCAATAAAAATGAAGAAGTGCATATTTTCCTTACACAGGCAACCGCATCTGCCGGTAACGCACTTTTTCCGGAAGATTATACATTTAAGTCCGGCGTATCCAGGATTTACAAAGGTGATACGGATTTTACCGTGGTGGATTTGAAAAAAACAATCCCTGCGGAACAAAAGAGCCTGGATGACGTAAGGGGAGAGGTGATAGGGGATTATCAGCAATACCTTGAAGAGGAATGGATCAAAACCTTAAGCGAGGAGCACGAGGTAGAAATGAACACAGCGGTTTTTGAGAGCGTTAAAAAAGAATTGTCACGATAG